One region of Pogona vitticeps strain Pit_001003342236 chromosome 1, PviZW2.1, whole genome shotgun sequence genomic DNA includes:
- the LOC110078302 gene encoding olfactory receptor OR9H1-like, translating into MEEVNDTQVSDFILLGFSESPKVKLLLFVLFLLIYLLTLTGNMSMIVLIQRNVFLQSPMYFFLGNLSFIDICYSAIIIPRLLYDLLTDSKLISYTACAIQMWCFTLYATTECYLLAAMAYDRFVAICNPLFYPVVMSRKVCLQLVAGCYLVGLVNASVHASGIFRLSFCGPNDISSFFCDIPPLLRLSCSDNYVSKVVLFVLSTFVVVANAVIVLISYSYIISTILRMQSSTGRQKTFSTCASHLAAVVLYYGSLTFMYVQPGGLEAVEQDKIVSVFYTIVIPMLNPVIYSLRNEEVKKALKKRLCKRNFVQQLKL; encoded by the coding sequence ATGGAAGAGGTGAACGACACTCAAGTGTCTGATTTCATTCTCTTAGGATTCTCGGAATCTCCCAAAGTCAAGCTACTCTTGTTTGTGCTCTTCTTGCTGATTTACCTTCTGACCCTGACAGGAAACATGAGTATGATTGTGCTGATCCAGAGAAATGTCTTCCTGCAGTCTCCCATGTACTTTTTCCTCGGCAACCTTTCCTTCATTGATATCTGCTACTCTGCCATTATCATCCCCAGGCTGCTGTATGATCTCCTTACAGACAGCAAGTTGATCTCGTACACTGCCTGTGCAATTCAGATGTGGTGCTTCACCCTGTATGCCACCACAGAGTGCTACCTTCTAGCTGCCATGGCTTATGATCGCTTTGTTGCCATCTGTAACCCCCTGTTTTATCCTGTTGTCATGTCCAGAAAGGTCTGTCTACAGCTGGTGGCTGGGTGCTATCTGGTAGGCCTAGTGAATGCCTCTGTCCACGCCAGTGGCATATTTAGGCTGTCTTTCTGTGGCCCCAATGATATCAGCTCCTTTTTCTGTGACATCCCTCCTTTGCTGCGACTCTCCTGTTCAGACAACTATGTTTCCAAGGTGGTTCTCTTTGTTCTGTCCACTTTTGTCGTGGTTGCAAATGCAGTGATAGTTCTCATCTCCTATTCTTATATCATTTCCACCATTCTGAGGATGCAGTCCTCCACAGGTAGGCAGAAGACTTTCTCAACCTGCGCTTCGCACTTGGCTGCCGTTGTGTTGTACTATGGGTCCTTAACGTTCATGTATGTACAACCTGGAGGTCTTGAGGCTGTGGAACAGGATAAAATAGTGTCAGTCTTCTATACGATTGTGATACCCATGCTTAACCCTGTGATCTACAGTCTGAGGAATGAGGAGGTGAAAAAAGCCTTAAAGAAAAGGCTATGCAAGAGAAACTTTGTTCAGCAGCTGAAGttgtga